From Patescibacteria group bacterium, a single genomic window includes:
- a CDS encoding HD domain-containing protein: MSISAILKKINTVSKKNKTPIYIVGGFVRDFLLGKNEKKDIDFVVAGSGLAFAKDFDKAMKEAGSLVEFPDFDTARYVIGEGEEQIVLEFAGARSEKYDAKSRKPKVETATLADDLSRRDFTVNAMAVPVSVFAGAKPPTLTVVKKEIIDLFDGQNDIKNKILRTPLSPDKTFSDDPLRMMRAVRFASQLQFAIDPKTLKSIYENKERLKIISAERIAEELFKLLACPLPSIGLSMMFQTHLLDFVLPEVVKLDGVEEIFGHQHKNNLVHTFKVVDNIAERSDKTMLRLAGLLHDIGKPQTKEFVAKIGWTFYQHEHVGKKLVYKIGQRLRFSKNDTDYLAKLIRWHQQPISLMDEGITDSAVRRLIVSLGDELDDLLILGRSDITTGNPLKKEKRLHNYDRLEKRIAEVIEKDKLRAFQSPLRGDEIMKLSGLKPGPTVGKIKTAIEEAILDGVLPNDYKAAKKYFAEIKDKYLAQAQDWEKL, encoded by the coding sequence ATGTCAATTTCGGCGATATTAAAAAAAATCAACACTGTCTCCAAAAAGAATAAAACCCCGATATATATTGTGGGCGGATTTGTGCGTGATTTCTTGCTGGGCAAAAATGAAAAAAAGGATATTGACTTTGTGGTGGCAGGGAGCGGTTTGGCTTTTGCCAAGGACTTTGACAAAGCCATGAAGGAAGCGGGGAGTTTGGTTGAATTTCCGGATTTTGATACGGCCAGGTATGTCATCGGCGAAGGCGAAGAACAAATAGTTTTGGAATTTGCCGGAGCCAGAAGCGAAAAATATGATGCCAAATCCAGAAAGCCGAAAGTTGAGACAGCCACCTTGGCGGATGATTTGTCCAGGCGCGATTTTACGGTTAATGCCATGGCCGTGCCGGTTTCTGTATTTGCGGGCGCGAAACCGCCGACCCTGACCGTCGTAAAAAAAGAAATCATTGATCTGTTTGACGGGCAAAATGATATAAAAAACAAAATTTTGCGCACGCCGCTCTCGCCGGATAAAACCTTCAGCGATGATCCTTTGCGGATGATGCGCGCGGTGCGGTTTGCCAGCCAATTGCAATTCGCGATTGATCCCAAGACCCTCAAGTCAATATATGAAAATAAGGAAAGATTAAAAATAATTTCGGCCGAGCGGATTGCCGAAGAATTGTTTAAACTGCTCGCTTGTCCCTTGCCTTCAATCGGCTTAAGTATGATGTTTCAAACGCATTTATTGGATTTTGTTTTGCCGGAAGTTGTAAAATTAGATGGAGTGGAAGAAATTTTTGGCCACCAGCATAAAAATAATTTGGTGCACACCTTTAAGGTGGTTGATAATATCGCCGAAAGATCCGATAAAACAATGTTAAGATTGGCCGGGCTTTTGCATGACATCGGCAAGCCGCAAACCAAAGAATTTGTTGCCAAAATCGGCTGGACTTTTTATCAGCACGAGCATGTCGGCAAAAAATTGGTCTATAAAATCGGCCAGCGTTTGCGTTTTTCCAAAAACGATACGGATTATCTGGCCAAACTGATCAGATGGCATCAACAGCCGATCAGTTTGATGGACGAGGGGATAACCGACAGCGCGGTGCGCCGGCTGATTGTCAGCTTGGGCGACGAACTTGATGATTTATTGATCTTAGGCCGCAGTGATATTACCACCGGCAATCCGCTCAAAAAGGAAAAACGCCTGCACAATTACGACCGTTTGGAAAAAAGAATTGCCGAGGTCATTGAAAAAGACAAATTACGCGCCTTCCAGTCACCGCTTAGAGGCGATGAAATTATGAAATTATCCGGACTAAAACCCGGGCCCACGGTCGGCAAGATTAAAACCGCGATTGAAGAAGCGATTTTAGACGGCGTGCTTCCCAATGATTACAAAGCGGCCAAAAAATATTTTGCCGAAATAAAGGATAAATATCTGGCCCAGGCCCAGGATTGGGAAAAACTCTAA